TACCCGCTTTGTGTTAATTTGATTAACAGAATCCAGCGGGTTACGGCAGCCTGAAACGTAGGAAAATCTCCCGATCACAAGAGAACGTCGCACGCTGACCGCTCCCAGCCGGATTACTTCCCATTTCTGCAAGGATTGTTCTGCCATGGATTATAAAGATACGTTGAACCTGCCCAAGACCCCTTTTCCCATGAGAGGGAACCTGCCCGTGAAGGAAAAGGACATGCTTGCCCGCTGGCAAGCGATCGACCTGTACCGGAAGCTGACCGAGGCCCGAAAGGACAGCCCCGTCTTCATCCTCCATGACGGGCCCCCCTATGCCAACGGCAATATCCACCTCGGAACCGCCCTCAATAAGATCCTTAAGGACATCATCATCAAGGCAAAGTTCATGACGGGCCACAGGGCGGACTATGTCCCCGGATGGGATTGCCACGGCCTGCCCATAGAACACCAGGTCGAGAAGAACGTCAAGCAGAAGAAGCTGGAGCTTTCCAAGTTGGAGACACGCAGGGAATGCAGGGCCTATGCGCGGCAGTTCATAGATATCCAGCGGGAGGAGTTCAAGCGCCTCGGCGGCATCGGCGATTGGGACCATCCCTATATCACCATGGACTTCGAGTACCAGGCGACAATCATCGAAGAGGCGGCGAAGTTCTTCCTTCGCGGCGAGGTCTATCGAAAGAAAAAACCCGTTTACTGGTGCCTTAACTGCGAGACGGCGCTCGCTGAGGCTGAGATCGAATATGAGACCAAGCGGTCCAGTTCCATCTACGTCAAGTTCCCCTATACCGGGGCGAAAGAGCCTGTATTCGCCGGCTTTCCCGACAAACCCGTCTACATGCTGATCTGGACGACGACGCCCTGGACGCTTCCCGCGAACCTGGCCATCGCCATCCATCCCGATTTCACCTACGTTTCCGTTGAGACAGACAAAGAAGTCTACATCGTCCTCAAAGACCTCCTCGAGGACGTCATGCAGCGAGCCGGGATAACCGGATACCGTATTATCGGTGAGATAGACCCTCAGACACTCCGGGGACTTACATTCAAGCATCCTTTCATTGACCGGCAGTCGGTCATTGTATTTGCCGACTATGTCGCCGCCGATACGGGAACGGGCGCAGTGCATACCGCGCCTGGCCACGGTGAGGAGGACTACGAGACGGGACTCCAGTACGGTCTCGAAATCTATTCCCCTGTCAACGAAAAGGGCGTCTTCATGGACGAAGTGGAGTTCTTCAAGGACATGAACGTCTGGGACGCCAACCCGAAGGTCATAGAGAAGCTTAAGGAGTTGGGACTTCTTCTCCACACGGAAGAGATCGAACACTCCTATCCCCATTGCTGGCGCTGCAAAAAACCCGTCATATTCCGGGCAACGGAGCAATGGTTCGTCTCCATGGACAGCCAGGGTTTGAGACAGAAAGGCCTGGACGAGATCGACAGAACACGGTGGATCCCCTCGTGGGGGCGTGACCGGATCTATAACATGCTTTCCGTCCGTCCCGACTGGTGCATCTCCCGTCAGCGGACCTGGGGCATCCCGATCACCATCTTCTACTGTGAGAAATGCCGGGAACCCTTCTGGAGCGAGGGGTCCTTCTCCCGTGTTGTCGAGGCCGTGAGGCAGTCCGGTGCGGACGTCTGGTTCGAAAAGGACGCCGCCCATTTCCTGCCCGAGGGGACAAAGTGCAGCCACTGCGGCAATACAGCTTTTTCCAAGGAACAGGACATCCTCGATGTATGGTTCGATTCCGGCGTGAGCTGGGCAGCCGTCTGCAAGAAAAGGCCGGAGCTGAATTACCCCGCCGACCTCTATCTGGAGGGGAGCGACCAGCACAGAGGCTGGTTCCACAGTTCGCTCCTGACCTCCGTGGGCAACGAAGGCCATGCGCCCTACAAGGCGGTCTTGACCCATGGTTTCGTGGTTGACGGCTCGGGCAGAAAGATGTCCAAGTCCCTCGGCAATGTCATAGCCCCCAACGAGGTCATTGATAAGTTCGGTGCCGAGATATTGCGGCTGTGGGTCATCTACGAGGATTACCGCGACGATATCAAGATATCGAAGGACATCATCAATCGCCTCGTGGAGACATACCGCCGGGTCCGCAACACCCTGCGCTTCCTTCATGCGAACATAAACGAGGACTTTGAACCGGGCCGCGATGCCGTCCCCTACGAAAACCTCTCCCTCCTCGATAAATGGCTCTTGTCCCGGCTCATGAGGCTCATAGACCGCGTAGGGGATTCCTACAACAATTACACACTGCACTCGATCTACCACGCGATCCACAACTTCTGCGCCGTCGACCTCAGCGCCCTGTATCTCGACATCGTCAAGGACAGGATCTACGTTGAGCACAGGGACGCCCAAAAACGCAGGGCCTCCCAGACCGTCATCCTGGAGACCCTCATCGCCCTCGTCAGGCTCATAGCACCCGTCCTTTCCTCAACGGCGGATGAAATGTGGTCCTACCTGAAGGGATATGTTGCGGAGGAAAGCGTTTTCCTGGCGCAGTTCCCCACGGCGGACAAGGCCCTTATCAACGGGGCCATCGAGGAACAATGGGAAAGGATCTGGAAGGTTCGTGAACTCGCGAACAAAAAGATCGAGGAGAAACGCAGCGCCAAGGAGATCGGCCATTCCCTCGATACGAAGGTCATCATCGACGCCCCCGATGAGGACTACGACGCTCTCACGGGGCTTGGCGATGAGCTGAAGGACGTTTTCATCGTCTCTCAGATCGAGGTACGCAAGGCCGCCGCCCTTGATGTGACCGTCCTCAAGGCCGAAGGCGACAAGTGCGAGCGCTGCTGGCAGTACGATACAGCCATCCTCAGGGACGGGAAATTCCCGAACGTGTGCAAACGATGCTCCGATACGCTTTCTTTGCTCTAGTACCGGTCATCTTCGCCCTCGACAGGGTAACGAAAGCACTCGTCATTCAGAATATGCCGATGATGAGCGAGATGAAGGTGACATCCTTCTTCTCGATCGTTCACGTGAGGAACTTCGGCGGCGTCTTCGGCGTCTTGAACCAGAGCGGATATGCGAAGTACATCTTCACCATAGTGCCCGTCCTGGTCGCCGCCGCTTTGATCTACATCCTTATCAGGTACGCAATGAGGAGTGCGAAGACCCTGGCGCTGTGCCTCATTCTTTCGGGTGCCCTGGGCAACATATATGACCGCATCGTTTATGGCAGCGTCGTCGATTTCCTCGACTTCTATTACGGAAAATGCCACTGGCCAGCCTTCAATGTGGCTGATATAGCCGTTTCCACAGGTATCGGGCTCATTATCCTCTTCGAATTGACAGAAACAACAGGAAAGGGTCCCGCCCGTTGACGCCGCATTGCATCGCGGTTCCGGTGACGGGAGCGAGAACGGCATGGGCGACATCCTGGAAGAAGAAAGAAAACTGAGAAGGCTTCGTTTCGTCGTCGATTTTGCCCTCGAGTTCATCCGCACTCAGGACATCTCCCACGACCACGCCATGCACATCGTCGAGGGGGTGCGCAAGCAAGCCCTCAATCTCTTCCCCGCAAAAGAGGAGGCCTTCGACATCATCTACGCCCCCCGTTTCAAGAGAGCTCTGAACGAAAAGTACAAGAGAGACTAAAGACTGAAACCGTCTTTATTTCTTGAACATCTTCTTTATCCCTTCACCGATGTCCTGTATCCCTTCACCGATGTCCTGTATGCCTTCGCCCACCTTCCTGGTGCCTTCGGCGCCGACGCCGAAGACCGATCCTCCTATGTCCTTCACTGAAAAGCCCAGTTTTTCGGCGACCCCGAAGGCGAGCCCGTTCGTAAAATCCTCCGCGATATTGAACCTGGGGTTGCTGAGGTCGCCGGCAACGACAAAATCAACGGGTATCTGGTCACCGCTCTTCTTCAGAAAAGCCAGTACAAGCGTGATGGGCACCCCCATGAAGCGGTTGCCCAAACCGGGACGACTCTCGAATTCGAGGCCTTTGAGCACCGCCTTACCCGGTGCGTGAACTTTGCGCGAAACAATCTCGGCCCGCACATCGAGATCAAGGAGCCCCCTCGTGATATTCACGCTCCGACTCCCCCGGTAGTAGGGTTTGAAATGTGTGATGTCAAGCCCTCTCACCGCAGCCGTGCATTCCATATCCTTGCCTTGAAGCCTGATCTTGCCTTCGCTCTTCACGCTGGCGGTGCTCCTGCCTTCGGGAATGGCAGCCCTGAGGGTGTAGCGGGTGAGATCGTTCGTAAAAGGTACGGTGAGATCACGCATCTCCATATTGATATCCCGCACCCTGGTCATCACCGGAACACTCGGTGATTTACGGTCGAGGTAGTCGACAGACCCCTGCACGACAACGATCTTCTTGAGCACGATCGGAGGCTGTGCCGCCTCGGGCCGATGTGCCTCTCCTCCCTCTTTCTTCTCCTTCCCGGTTGCTTTCTCGCCGACGGGGAAGGCGGGGCTGACGAGATGGCCCTTGTTGTCGACTTCAACATACATATAGGGCTTTTCCACGACGACGCTCGAAATGATATACTTTTTCCTGAGAAGGCCCATGAAGCTGGCCCTGACCACGAGGCCTTCAACCTTTATGACCTCTTTCCCGGCCCTGTTCCTCATCACGATGTCCTGCGCGCGAACACTGCCCCATTTCAGCTCAATGCGCCCTATCGAAAAATCCTTTCCCAGGGTTCTCTCGATACGGCTTTTGGCAATGACATTGGCATATTTCACGAGAAAGACCGCCGCGATCAGAACAAGACAGACAACCACTCCGGATGAGATGAGAAATATTGTCAGTCCCTTTCTCTTCGCTGCCATTTTTCTATCCTTTCCAGAATGTTCTATACTAGTATACAAAACGGGGAGCCGGAAGGAAAGGGATGAGGATCATCACAGCTTCCCGCGTCTGAAATAGGAGGCCTTTCATGTCCGTTCTATTCGAATTTGCAATGTTTCCCACAGACAAGGGCACCAGCGTCAGTGCCTACGTTTCACGCCTGCTCAAGATCATCGACGAGAGCACCACCGCCTACCGCCTCACCCCCATGGGCACCGTCGTGGAGGTGGACACCATGGACGAGGCCCTGTCCATCATCAGGAAGTGCTGCGAGCAACTCGAACCGGACTGCGGCCGCATCTATTCCACCGTCAAGTTCGATATCCGCAAGGGCGCCTCCGGCAGGCTCGAAGGTAAGATAGCCTCGGTGGAAGAGAAGGTGGGGAAGAAACTGAAAACCTGAAACCGTCCTTATTTCTTTGGAGCAAACTGCATCTGGATGGACCTGGCGCGCGACCTTGCAACGGTGCCCGCCTCATTGTTGGGGGCGACCTGGAGCTGCATCGAATATTGGCCGTATGCCGATTGGTAGTCACCTACCGCTTCGTAGCACTGCCCAAGGATGGCATGGATCCTCGGATGCCTCGGCACCGCCTCCGAGAAGGGTTTCAGGTAACCGATCGCATACTTGTAAGAACGCGTCTTGTAGTAGTTCATTCCCATGAAATAATTCGATGCCGGGTCCTGCGGGAAAAGCCGCAGGCTCCTCTGGAGGTACTGCACGCTTTCCGAATGCCTGTTGGCGGCATACCTGATAACGCCTATTCCCCGAAGCGCGGGCTGATAGTTGCCGTCGATGCTCAGGGCCTTTGAAAAATAGCGTTCCGCCTCAGGAAGGTTGTTCTGTTTCACGAGAATGCTGCCATAGAGCGCATAGAACGGGGCCTGTCGGGGATCCTGGGCGATAGCCTGACTGATGTAGGACATGGCCTCCCGGGTATTGTTCTTCTCCAGGGAGCGGACAGCCTTGTCATAATATTTCGCATACACCGTGTTGACGCGGCGAATGTTCGCAACGGCCCCCTGGAAGCGCTGCCGTGCCGTGCCATCCCCCAGGACGACCGTTCGGGGCGTCTGGTTGATAATGCCCTGTATCTCCTCGAGACGGATGGATGTTCGGGGGTGGGAGGAAAGAAGGTCGCTGAAGAAGTTGCTTT
This sequence is a window from Syntrophorhabdaceae bacterium. Protein-coding genes within it:
- the ileS gene encoding isoleucine--tRNA ligase produces the protein MDYKDTLNLPKTPFPMRGNLPVKEKDMLARWQAIDLYRKLTEARKDSPVFILHDGPPYANGNIHLGTALNKILKDIIIKAKFMTGHRADYVPGWDCHGLPIEHQVEKNVKQKKLELSKLETRRECRAYARQFIDIQREEFKRLGGIGDWDHPYITMDFEYQATIIEEAAKFFLRGEVYRKKKPVYWCLNCETALAEAEIEYETKRSSSIYVKFPYTGAKEPVFAGFPDKPVYMLIWTTTPWTLPANLAIAIHPDFTYVSVETDKEVYIVLKDLLEDVMQRAGITGYRIIGEIDPQTLRGLTFKHPFIDRQSVIVFADYVAADTGTGAVHTAPGHGEEDYETGLQYGLEIYSPVNEKGVFMDEVEFFKDMNVWDANPKVIEKLKELGLLLHTEEIEHSYPHCWRCKKPVIFRATEQWFVSMDSQGLRQKGLDEIDRTRWIPSWGRDRIYNMLSVRPDWCISRQRTWGIPITIFYCEKCREPFWSEGSFSRVVEAVRQSGADVWFEKDAAHFLPEGTKCSHCGNTAFSKEQDILDVWFDSGVSWAAVCKKRPELNYPADLYLEGSDQHRGWFHSSLLTSVGNEGHAPYKAVLTHGFVVDGSGRKMSKSLGNVIAPNEVIDKFGAEILRLWVIYEDYRDDIKISKDIINRLVETYRRVRNTLRFLHANINEDFEPGRDAVPYENLSLLDKWLLSRLMRLIDRVGDSYNNYTLHSIYHAIHNFCAVDLSALYLDIVKDRIYVEHRDAQKRRASQTVILETLIALVRLIAPVLSSTADEMWSYLKGYVAEESVFLAQFPTADKALINGAIEEQWERIWKVRELANKKIEEKRSAKEIGHSLDTKVIIDAPDEDYDALTGLGDELKDVFIVSQIEVRKAAALDVTVLKAEGDKCERCWQYDTAILRDGKFPNVCKRCSDTLSLL
- the lspA gene encoding signal peptidase II, which encodes MLRYAFFALVPVIFALDRVTKALVIQNMPMMSEMKVTSFFSIVHVRNFGGVFGVLNQSGYAKYIFTIVPVLVAAALIYILIRYAMRSAKTLALCLILSGALGNIYDRIVYGSVVDFLDFYYGKCHWPAFNVADIAVSTGIGLIILFELTETTGKGPAR
- a CDS encoding DUF748 domain-containing protein, yielding MAAKRKGLTIFLISSGVVVCLVLIAAVFLVKYANVIAKSRIERTLGKDFSIGRIELKWGSVRAQDIVMRNRAGKEVIKVEGLVVRASFMGLLRKKYIISSVVVEKPYMYVEVDNKGHLVSPAFPVGEKATGKEKKEGGEAHRPEAAQPPIVLKKIVVVQGSVDYLDRKSPSVPVMTRVRDINMEMRDLTVPFTNDLTRYTLRAAIPEGRSTASVKSEGKIRLQGKDMECTAAVRGLDITHFKPYYRGSRSVNITRGLLDLDVRAEIVSRKVHAPGKAVLKGLEFESRPGLGNRFMGVPITLVLAFLKKSGDQIPVDFVVAGDLSNPRFNIAEDFTNGLAFGVAEKLGFSVKDIGGSVFGVGAEGTRKVGEGIQDIGEGIQDIGEGIKKMFKK
- a CDS encoding MTH1187 family thiamine-binding protein; its protein translation is MSVLFEFAMFPTDKGTSVSAYVSRLLKIIDESTTAYRLTPMGTVVEVDTMDEALSIIRKCCEQLEPDCGRIYSTVKFDIRKGASGRLEGKIASVEEKVGKKLKT
- a CDS encoding M48 family metalloprotease, with the protein product MTKASYRRSLFYILLLAVLVLAAAGCAINPVTGEQELMFVSEEQEIQLGKELYPNALWSGEGGGGEYRDAALKSYLTSVVVNIHRVSHRPNLPVDFAVQNSSVPNAWAIPGHVVMTRGLLTALDNEAEFAYVMGHEMGHVSARHSARQMTYGMLGQFLLAGAGIAMAGSEYSDAALALGSAGAGLILLKFSRNDELEADRLGVSYMTRLGYDPRAALTAHRNLEKVSDQYALSIGQSRQESNFFSDLLSSHPRTSIRLEEIQGIINQTPRTVVLGDGTARQRFQGAVANIRRVNTVYAKYYDKAVRSLEKNNTREAMSYISQAIAQDPRQAPFYALYGSILVKQNNLPEAERYFSKALSIDGNYQPALRGIGVIRYAANRHSESVQYLQRSLRLFPQDPASNYFMGMNYYKTRSYKYAIGYLKPFSEAVPRHPRIHAILGQCYEAVGDYQSAYGQYSMQLQVAPNNEAGTVARSRARSIQMQFAPKK